From Rutidosis leptorrhynchoides isolate AG116_Rl617_1_P2 chromosome 3, CSIRO_AGI_Rlap_v1, whole genome shotgun sequence, a single genomic window includes:
- the LOC139895708 gene encoding probable pterin-4-alpha-carbinolamine dehydratase, chloroplastic, whose product MAVLPTLSYLPQFHFCTNQTLNSSVSFTNHRLVNQGSARTSTKSFSLANDFLGDFGARDPFPAEIETDFCNRVGTFDTEHKILIPNVAAMSLSQQQCAPISHLQSPMTEDDAKSLLRKVIGWRLVNENGKQKLQCLWKLKDFECGVELINRIFNAVKSTGHFPNIRLEQPNQVTAELSTSSIGGLSVNDFIVAAKIDEIKTSDLVPRKRAWA is encoded by the exons ATGGCGGTTTTACCCACATTATCTTACCTTCCCCAATTTCATTTCTGCACTAATCAAACCCTAAATTCTTCTGTTAGTTTCACTAACCATCGTCTTGTTAATCAAGGGTCTGCAAGAACAAGCACAAAGAGCTTTTCTTTGGCCAACGATTTTCTGGGTGACTTCGGTGCTAGAGACCCTTTTCCAGCCGAAATTGAAACCGATTTTTGTAATAGAGTTGGTACTTTTGACACTGAACACAAGATTTTAATCCCTAATGTTGCTGCTATGTCTCTTTCCCAACAACAATGTGCTCCGATTTCACACTTGCAGTCTCCAATGACCGAGGATGATGCCAAAAGTCTGTTGAGAAAG GTTATTGGTTGGAGACTAGTAAACGAAAACGGAAAACAAAAGCTACAATGCTTGTGGAAGCTTAAAGATTTTGAATGTGGCGTGGAACTCATTAACCGGATCTTTAACGCTGTGAAATCCACGGGCCATTTTCCTAATATACGCTTGGAACAGCCCAATCAAGTCACAGCTGAGCTTTCGACTTCTTCCATTG GAGGTTTGAGTGTGAATGATTTCATAGTAGCTGcaaaaattgatgaaattaaaaCCTCAGATCTTGTTCCCAGGAAAAGAGCTTGGGCATAA